A window from Rhineura floridana isolate rRhiFlo1 chromosome 17, rRhiFlo1.hap2, whole genome shotgun sequence encodes these proteins:
- the MLST8 gene encoding target of rapamycin complex subunit LST8 isoform X1, with the protein MNTTQGTVGSDPVILATAGYDHTVRFWQAHSGICTRTVQHQDSQVNALEITPDRSMIAAAGYQHIRMYDLNSNNPNPVTNYDGVSKNITSVGFHEDGRWMYTGGEDCMARIWDLRSRNLQCQRIFQVNAPINCVCLHPNQAELIVGDQSGAIHIWDLKTDHNEQLIPEPEVSVNSVHIDPDASYMAAVNSSGNCYVWNLTGGIGDEVTQLIPKTKIPAHNRYALQCKFSPDSTLLSTCSADQTCKIWRTSNFSLMTELSIKSNNPGETSRGWMWDCAFSGDSQYIVTASSDNLARLWCVETGEIKREYSGHQKAVVCLAFNDSVLG; encoded by the exons ATGAACACCACGCAGGGCACCGTTGGTAGTGACCCTGTCATCCTGGCCACTGCTGGCTACGACCACACGGTACGTTTCTGGCAGGCCCACAGTGGGATATGCACCCGAACAGTCCAGCACCAAGACTCT CAGGTCAATGCGCTAGAGATCACCCCAGACCGTAGCATGATTGCTGCTGCAG GTTACCAACACATTCGTATGTACGACTTGAACTCCAACAACCCAAACCCCGTTACCAATTACGACGGCGTCAGCAAGAACATCACCTCTGTTGGCTTCCATGAAGATGGCCGCTGGATGTACACGGGGGGCGAAGACTGCATGGCCCGGATCTGGGATCTCAG GTCACGCAACCTTCAATGCCAGCGCATTTTTCAAGTGAACGCCCCCATCAACTGTGTCTGCCTACATCCCAATCAG GCAGAGCTTATTGTCGGGGATCAGAGTGGGGCCATTCACATCTGGGACCTGAAAACGGATCACAATGAGCAGCTCATCCCGGAGCCAGAAGTCTCTGTCAACTCTGTCCACATTGATCCTGACGCCAGCTACATGGCTGCTGTTAACAGTTCG GGCAACTGTTATGTGTGGAATCTAACTGGTGGCATTGGAGATGAGGTGACACAGCTTATCCCGAAGACCAAGATTCCTGCACACAACCGCTACGCTCTGCAGTGCAAATTCAGCCCAGACTCCAC GCTTTTGTCTACATGTTCCGCCGACCAGACATGTAAGATCTGGAGAACGTCCAACTTCTCTCTGATGACAGAGCTCAGCATCAAGAGCAATAACCCTGGGGAAACCTCCCGTGGCTGGATGTGGGACTGCGCATTTTCAGGGGACTCTCAGTACATTGTCAcag CCTCATCAGATAATTTGGCCAGGCTCTGGTGCGTGGAAACAGGCGAGATCAAGAGGGAATACAGCGGGCACCAGAAAGCGGTTGTCTGCCTCGCTTTCAATGACAGCGTCTTGGGCTGA
- the MLST8 gene encoding target of rapamycin complex subunit LST8 isoform X2, which yields MNTTQGTVGSDPVILATAGYDHTVRFWQAHSGICTRTVQHQDSVNALEITPDRSMIAAAGYQHIRMYDLNSNNPNPVTNYDGVSKNITSVGFHEDGRWMYTGGEDCMARIWDLRSRNLQCQRIFQVNAPINCVCLHPNQAELIVGDQSGAIHIWDLKTDHNEQLIPEPEVSVNSVHIDPDASYMAAVNSSGNCYVWNLTGGIGDEVTQLIPKTKIPAHNRYALQCKFSPDSTLLSTCSADQTCKIWRTSNFSLMTELSIKSNNPGETSRGWMWDCAFSGDSQYIVTASSDNLARLWCVETGEIKREYSGHQKAVVCLAFNDSVLG from the exons ATGAACACCACGCAGGGCACCGTTGGTAGTGACCCTGTCATCCTGGCCACTGCTGGCTACGACCACACGGTACGTTTCTGGCAGGCCCACAGTGGGATATGCACCCGAACAGTCCAGCACCAAGACTCT GTCAATGCGCTAGAGATCACCCCAGACCGTAGCATGATTGCTGCTGCAG GTTACCAACACATTCGTATGTACGACTTGAACTCCAACAACCCAAACCCCGTTACCAATTACGACGGCGTCAGCAAGAACATCACCTCTGTTGGCTTCCATGAAGATGGCCGCTGGATGTACACGGGGGGCGAAGACTGCATGGCCCGGATCTGGGATCTCAG GTCACGCAACCTTCAATGCCAGCGCATTTTTCAAGTGAACGCCCCCATCAACTGTGTCTGCCTACATCCCAATCAG GCAGAGCTTATTGTCGGGGATCAGAGTGGGGCCATTCACATCTGGGACCTGAAAACGGATCACAATGAGCAGCTCATCCCGGAGCCAGAAGTCTCTGTCAACTCTGTCCACATTGATCCTGACGCCAGCTACATGGCTGCTGTTAACAGTTCG GGCAACTGTTATGTGTGGAATCTAACTGGTGGCATTGGAGATGAGGTGACACAGCTTATCCCGAAGACCAAGATTCCTGCACACAACCGCTACGCTCTGCAGTGCAAATTCAGCCCAGACTCCAC GCTTTTGTCTACATGTTCCGCCGACCAGACATGTAAGATCTGGAGAACGTCCAACTTCTCTCTGATGACAGAGCTCAGCATCAAGAGCAATAACCCTGGGGAAACCTCCCGTGGCTGGATGTGGGACTGCGCATTTTCAGGGGACTCTCAGTACATTGTCAcag CCTCATCAGATAATTTGGCCAGGCTCTGGTGCGTGGAAACAGGCGAGATCAAGAGGGAATACAGCGGGCACCAGAAAGCGGTTGTCTGCCTCGCTTTCAATGACAGCGTCTTGGGCTGA